In the genome of Saccharomonospora viridis DSM 43017, one region contains:
- a CDS encoding mycothione reductase: MPHYDLVIVGTGSGNSILDPRFADRKVAIVEKGVFGGTCLNVGCIPTKMFVHPADLAATPESAAKLGVDLELRNVRWRKIRDRVFGRIDPIAEGGRRYRIEHEDNANVTVYEGEARFIDHKKLAVQLADEEAILTADNFVLAAGGRAVVPDIPGLADVDYHTSDTVMRIDELPRRAIILGSGFISAEFAHVFASFGVDVTVIARSGALLRNEDDDISRRFTELASQRYDVRLNRRTVRVHRAGRGGTGVVLELEGPGGEETVEGDLLLIATGRQPNSDLLNVAATGISTRPSGHVVVDEYQRTEVDGIYALGDLSSPYELKHVANHEARVVQHNLLHPDAPIAADHRFVPHAVFTSPQIASVGLTERDAAARGVPYVTATQNYADIAYGWAMEDTTGFAKLLADPRSGQLLGAHIIGAQAPTLLQPLIQAMSFGLDARSMARGQYWIHPALPELVENALLALPLKD; the protein is encoded by the coding sequence GTGCCGCACTACGACCTCGTGATCGTCGGGACCGGATCAGGCAACTCGATCCTGGACCCCCGTTTCGCCGACCGGAAGGTCGCCATCGTCGAGAAGGGAGTGTTCGGCGGAACGTGCCTCAACGTGGGATGCATCCCCACGAAGATGTTCGTGCACCCCGCCGACCTGGCCGCCACCCCCGAGTCCGCGGCGAAGCTCGGCGTCGACCTGGAGCTGCGGAACGTACGCTGGCGAAAGATCCGCGACCGCGTGTTCGGTCGGATCGACCCCATCGCCGAGGGCGGTCGGCGCTACCGCATCGAGCACGAGGACAACGCGAACGTCACGGTGTACGAGGGTGAAGCACGCTTCATCGACCACAAGAAACTCGCGGTGCAACTGGCCGACGAGGAGGCGATCCTCACCGCCGACAACTTCGTGCTGGCCGCCGGTGGCCGGGCCGTCGTGCCCGACATCCCCGGGCTGGCCGACGTCGACTACCACACCTCCGACACCGTGATGCGCATCGACGAGCTGCCGCGTCGGGCGATCATCCTCGGCAGCGGGTTCATCAGCGCCGAGTTCGCCCACGTGTTCGCGTCGTTCGGCGTGGACGTGACGGTCATCGCGAGGTCGGGTGCGCTGCTGCGCAATGAGGACGACGACATCAGCAGGCGGTTCACGGAATTGGCCTCGCAGCGCTACGACGTACGACTGAACCGCCGTACGGTCCGGGTACACCGCGCTGGCAGAGGCGGTACCGGCGTGGTGCTGGAACTGGAGGGCCCCGGCGGTGAGGAGACCGTCGAAGGGGACCTGTTGCTCATCGCGACGGGACGACAGCCGAACTCAGACCTGCTCAACGTGGCCGCCACCGGCATCTCCACCAGGCCGAGCGGACACGTCGTCGTCGACGAATACCAACGCACCGAGGTGGACGGCATCTACGCCCTGGGCGATCTGTCCTCGCCGTACGAGCTGAAACACGTGGCCAACCACGAGGCCCGCGTGGTGCAGCACAACTTGCTGCATCCCGACGCCCCGATCGCCGCCGATCACCGGTTCGTGCCGCACGCGGTGTTCACCTCGCCGCAGATCGCCTCGGTGGGCCTCACCGAACGCGACGCAGCGGCGCGCGGTGTGCCGTACGTGACGGCCACCCAGAACTACGCGGACATCGCCTACGGCTGGGCGATGGAGGACACCACCGGGTTCGCGAAACTGCTCGCCGACCCCCGTTCGGGACAACTGCTGGGCGCGCACATCATCGGCGCACAGGCCCCGACGCTGTTGCAGCCGTTGATCCAGGCGATGAGCTTCGGCCTCGACGCGCGCTCGATGGCTCGGGGGCAGTACTGGATCCACCCGGCGCTACCGGAGCTGGTCGAGAACGCGTTGCTGGCGCTGCCGCTGAAGGACTGA
- a CDS encoding S1 family peptidase — MFTNIRRRLVIALTVLAGALCVPASHGAGAAQPIVGGTAAVIDDHPYAVFLVDGRGDQYCGGAVISPTEVLTAAHCALAVRKSDLRVVVGREHVDSRQGEELGVSDIWVAPGYRDPLSGEDIAVLTLSERVSASAARLPDSADSELYEPGTMATVVGWGRLYENGPKPGRLHAAEVPMVSDSACADVFRSFDPETMVCAGYAEGGVDACQGDSGGPLLVDGTVVGIVSWGDGCAEAGKPGVYTRVSTYTDDIESDLIRRTGE; from the coding sequence GTGTTCACGAACATCCGGCGTCGACTCGTGATAGCCCTGACGGTGTTGGCAGGCGCGTTGTGTGTGCCCGCCAGTCATGGGGCGGGGGCCGCGCAACCCATCGTCGGTGGTACCGCCGCGGTCATCGATGACCACCCCTACGCCGTGTTCCTCGTCGACGGTCGGGGGGACCAGTACTGTGGGGGCGCGGTGATCTCTCCCACCGAGGTCCTCACGGCCGCGCATTGCGCTCTCGCCGTACGGAAATCCGATCTCCGTGTCGTCGTCGGGCGTGAGCACGTCGATTCCCGACAGGGCGAGGAGCTCGGGGTCAGCGATATCTGGGTCGCCCCCGGGTACCGGGACCCGCTCTCCGGTGAGGACATCGCCGTGTTGACGTTGTCCGAACGAGTGTCCGCCTCGGCCGCGCGGTTGCCCGACAGCGCCGACAGCGAGCTGTACGAGCCGGGCACCATGGCCACCGTGGTCGGCTGGGGAAGGCTGTACGAGAACGGACCGAAGCCGGGTCGGCTGCACGCGGCCGAGGTGCCGATGGTGAGCGACAGCGCCTGTGCGGACGTGTTCCGTTCGTTCGACCCGGAGACGATGGTGTGCGCCGGGTACGCCGAAGGCGGGGTCGACGCCTGCCAAGGGGACTCCGGTGGGCCGCTGTTGGTGGACGGCACGGTGGTCGGCATCGTGTCGTGGGGTGACGGCTGTGCCGAGGCGGGTAAACCCGGCGTCTACACCCGCGTGTCGACCTACACCGACGACATCGAATCCGATCTGATACGCAGAACGGGTGAGTGA
- a CDS encoding GNAT family N-acetyltransferase, translating to MGTEQDEITIVSRAASELTPAELYALLRLRVDVFVVEQECPYPELDGRDLDADTRHVWATSSDGRIVGCLRVLREDDGVLRIGRVCTADFARGTGLGGRLMRTAMELVGDSECVLDAQTYATGFYAKFGFEPEGEVFLEDGIPHITMRRR from the coding sequence GTGGGGACGGAGCAGGACGAGATCACGATCGTCTCCCGCGCGGCTTCCGAATTGACCCCCGCGGAGCTGTACGCCTTACTGCGGTTGCGTGTGGACGTGTTCGTGGTCGAGCAGGAGTGCCCGTATCCGGAACTCGACGGTAGGGACCTGGACGCCGACACTCGGCACGTGTGGGCCACCTCCTCCGACGGACGGATCGTCGGATGTCTGCGTGTCTTACGTGAGGACGACGGTGTGCTGCGGATCGGGCGGGTGTGCACGGCCGATTTCGCGAGGGGAACGGGTCTCGGTGGTCGTCTGATGCGGACGGCGATGGAGCTGGTCGGAGACTCGGAATGCGTACTGGACGCCCAGACCTACGCCACCGGTTTCTACGCCAAGTTCGGTTTCGAACCCGAGGGTGAGGTGTTCCTGGAGGACGGGATCCCGCACATCACCATGCGCAGGCGCTGA
- a CDS encoding 8-amino-7-oxononanoate synthase: protein MNAPGSARTVTPPEHVFDWLDGIAEQRADAGLTRVLRARSAEEGQLDLAGNDYLGLARDKRVAGAAAAAALRWGAGATGSRLVTGSTELHAELEYELARFCGAQAALVFSSGFTANLGAVTALTGREAAIVTDKYIHASLIEGCRLSRADVAAVAHNSPEAVEHALATRRKQRALVVTDSVFSVDGDLAPLRELSAVCRRHSAALLVDDAHGLGVLGDGGRGAVHAAGLAGEPDVVITVTLSKSLGAQGGAVLGPRRVIKHLVNTARSFIFDTALAPASAASALAALRVLQDEPELAERVRTRANELSTRLHEAGFAVTVPDGAVVSVRAPGPDDAVAWAARCAERGVRVGCFRPPSVPDGVSRLRLTARADLTDSEMDRAVTVITETAPPQARR from the coding sequence GTGAACGCACCCGGTTCCGCTCGCACGGTAACCCCGCCCGAGCATGTCTTCGACTGGCTCGACGGCATCGCCGAACAGCGCGCCGACGCGGGGCTGACCCGCGTTCTGCGCGCTCGCTCGGCGGAGGAGGGACAGCTCGACCTCGCTGGGAACGACTACCTCGGCCTGGCCCGTGACAAACGAGTCGCCGGTGCGGCGGCCGCCGCGGCGTTACGCTGGGGCGCCGGAGCCACCGGATCACGGCTGGTCACCGGGTCGACCGAACTGCACGCGGAGCTGGAGTACGAACTGGCCCGCTTCTGCGGGGCCCAGGCGGCGCTGGTGTTCTCGTCCGGCTTCACCGCCAACCTCGGTGCCGTGACGGCGCTGACCGGGCGGGAGGCGGCCATCGTCACCGACAAGTACATCCACGCCTCTCTCATCGAGGGCTGCCGGTTGTCCCGTGCCGACGTCGCCGCCGTGGCCCACAACAGTCCCGAGGCGGTGGAGCACGCCTTGGCGACACGACGCAAGCAGCGCGCGCTCGTCGTCACCGACTCGGTGTTCTCCGTGGACGGCGACCTCGCGCCGCTGCGTGAGCTGTCGGCCGTCTGCCGCAGGCATTCCGCCGCGTTGCTGGTGGACGACGCCCACGGTCTGGGTGTCCTCGGCGACGGCGGCCGCGGCGCCGTACACGCCGCCGGCCTGGCGGGCGAGCCGGACGTGGTCATCACCGTGACGTTGTCGAAGTCCCTCGGCGCCCAGGGAGGTGCCGTCCTCGGCCCGCGTCGTGTCATCAAGCACCTGGTGAACACGGCACGGAGCTTCATCTTCGACACGGCACTGGCCCCCGCCAGCGCGGCCTCCGCCCTCGCCGCACTCCGGGTGTTGCAGGACGAACCGGAACTGGCCGAACGGGTACGCACGCGGGCGAACGAACTGTCGACCCGGTTGCACGAAGCCGGGTTCGCGGTGACCGTTCCGGACGGTGCGGTGGTGTCGGTACGCGCACCCGGTCCGGACGACGCCGTCGCGTGGGCCGCCCGGTGCGCCGAGCGAGGCGTACGTGTCGGCTGCTTCCGTCCGCCGTCGGTCCCCGACGGTGTCTCACGGCTGCGACTGACCGCCAGGGCGGACCTCACCGACTCCGAAATGGACCGGGCCGTGACGGTCATCACGGAGACCGCGCCACCGCAGGCCCGGCGCTGA
- a CDS encoding PIG-L deacetylase family protein has translation MPDDWKRALAVVAHPDDMEYGVSGAIARWTDEGREVTYLLATRGEAGIDGMRPEEAAQVREREQLASAAAVGVERVEFLDHRDGVIEYGLRLRRDIAAAIRRHRPELVVTVNHRDNWPGGWLNMADHRHTGQAALDAVRDAGNRWVFQELLAEGLEPWQGVRWVAVAASPLSTHAVDITATFERAVESLLCHRAYLEGLGQTEEDVRRFLREGAERSGRRFGGVLATEFELLPM, from the coding sequence ATGCCCGATGACTGGAAGCGGGCGTTGGCGGTGGTGGCACACCCCGATGACATGGAATACGGGGTCTCGGGCGCCATCGCCCGGTGGACCGACGAAGGACGGGAGGTCACGTACCTGCTCGCCACGCGCGGGGAGGCCGGTATCGACGGCATGCGGCCGGAGGAGGCGGCGCAGGTGCGGGAGCGGGAACAGCTCGCCAGCGCCGCCGCGGTCGGCGTCGAGCGGGTCGAGTTCCTCGACCACCGCGATGGTGTGATCGAGTACGGGCTCCGGCTGCGCCGAGACATCGCCGCCGCCATCCGTAGGCACCGGCCGGAACTCGTGGTGACCGTCAATCATCGGGACAACTGGCCCGGTGGGTGGCTCAACATGGCCGACCACCGGCACACCGGACAGGCGGCCCTCGACGCGGTACGGGACGCGGGCAACCGGTGGGTCTTCCAGGAGCTGCTCGCCGAGGGACTGGAGCCGTGGCAGGGCGTGCGATGGGTGGCGGTGGCGGCCTCACCGCTGTCCACACACGCGGTGGACATCACCGCGACGTTCGAGCGTGCGGTCGAATCGCTGCTGTGCCACCGTGCCTACCTGGAAGGGCTCGGACAGACGGAGGAGGACGTGCGTCGGTTCCTCCGTGAAGGCGCCGAGCGCTCCGGTCGTCGTTTCGGCGGGGTCCTCGCCACGGAGTTCGAACTCCTCCCGATGTGA
- a CDS encoding DEAD/DEAH box helicase: MTEISTTISTTVSTTPATSITFADLNLPKALHRALRKAGLHTPFPIQAATLPDALAGRDVLGRAQTGSGKTLAFGLALLSRLDGGKARPRRPRALVLVPTRELAMQVADALVPLAKAMGLWCRTVVGGMSLQRQAEALLRGVDLVIATPGRLSDHVRQGTCTLDGIELVAIDEADQMADMGFLPQVRQILDRTPPDGQRLLFSATLDDAVADLVSRYLTDPVTHSVAPVTASVDTMEHHLFQVEHKDKQAVVTEIAARQGRTILFVRTKHHVDRLTTRLRAAGVPAAALHGGKTQGQRNRVLADFRSGRMPVLVATDVAARGIHVDGIGLVLHVDPAADHKDYLHRAGRTARAGASGTVVTLVTREQRRTVRRMLERAGVRPHYAVVSPGDAELIRITGARTPSGVPVVDRTSTRRQARPSQQRRRTGPARDRSPLRGSGSRRSAAAVR; this comes from the coding sequence GTGACAGAGATTTCCACGACGATTTCCACGACGGTTTCCACAACCCCCGCGACGTCGATCACGTTCGCCGACCTCAACCTGCCCAAGGCTCTCCACCGGGCGTTGCGCAAGGCCGGGCTGCACACCCCGTTCCCCATCCAGGCGGCCACGCTGCCCGACGCGCTCGCCGGTCGCGACGTCCTCGGCCGGGCCCAGACCGGTTCGGGCAAGACCCTGGCGTTCGGTCTGGCACTGCTGTCCCGTCTCGACGGGGGGAAGGCCCGGCCACGACGACCGCGGGCCCTGGTGCTCGTGCCCACGCGGGAACTGGCCATGCAGGTGGCCGACGCGCTCGTACCCCTGGCGAAGGCGATGGGTCTGTGGTGCCGCACCGTCGTCGGTGGCATGTCCCTCCAGCGCCAGGCCGAGGCGCTGCTGCGAGGCGTGGACCTGGTGATCGCCACTCCGGGACGGCTGTCGGACCACGTCCGCCAGGGCACGTGCACGCTCGACGGCATCGAACTGGTGGCCATCGACGAAGCCGATCAGATGGCCGACATGGGATTCCTGCCCCAGGTGCGCCAGATCCTGGACCGCACTCCCCCGGACGGACAGCGGCTGTTGTTCTCGGCCACGTTGGACGATGCCGTGGCGGATCTCGTCAGCCGCTACCTGACCGACCCGGTGACCCATTCCGTCGCTCCCGTGACGGCGAGCGTCGACACCATGGAGCATCACCTGTTCCAGGTGGAGCACAAGGACAAGCAGGCCGTGGTGACCGAGATCGCCGCGCGGCAGGGACGCACGATCCTGTTCGTCCGCACGAAACACCACGTCGACCGACTCACCACGCGGTTGCGGGCCGCCGGTGTGCCCGCGGCGGCTCTGCACGGCGGCAAGACCCAGGGTCAACGTAACCGGGTGCTCGCCGACTTCCGCAGCGGCCGGATGCCGGTGTTGGTGGCCACGGACGTCGCGGCCCGCGGCATCCACGTCGACGGCATCGGTCTCGTACTGCACGTCGATCCCGCCGCGGATCACAAGGACTACCTGCACCGTGCGGGCCGCACCGCTCGCGCGGGCGCGTCGGGGACGGTCGTCACCCTGGTGACACGAGAACAGCGCCGAACGGTGCGTCGGATGTTGGAGCGTGCCGGTGTGCGCCCGCACTACGCGGTGGTGTCACCGGGCGATGCGGAACTGATCCGGATCACGGGGGCACGCACCCCCAGCGGCGTGCCCGTCGTCGACCGGACCTCGACACGCCGGCAGGCACGACCGTCGCAGCAGCGACGGCGCACCGGACCGGCTCGAGACCGCAGCCCCCTACGCGGCTCCGGCAGCCGTCGAAGCGCCGCTGCGGTGCGCTAG
- a CDS encoding NAD(P)/FAD-dependent oxidoreductase, whose translation MRVIVVGSGIGGAACAFHLARRGVDTVVVDAATVGTATSAGAGIISPWTSHRDNDAELALAAEAGAYYRTLVADLVEDGVPDTSFEVVGGMVVSADEAELADRHEQLRARAARWPELGTISLLDPTQARGLFPALAEGLGAVHFSGAGRVDGRAMQAALLHAAERHGTRTVIGHARLVTTGDRVRGVAVDGEHIDADAVVVAAGAWSPSVLAPLGVSLPVEPQRGQISHFTSPGVDTSAWPVVLPMTGHYLLAFPGSHVVAGATRESGTGFDHRVTAEGQREVLEHALRVAPGLGTATLAETRVGFRPATPDGLPVIGALDGHPEVVLATGFGPAGLTIAPYAGRLVSQVVLGEEPDTPLDLVTPRRFTSG comes from the coding sequence ATGCGTGTGATTGTCGTCGGGTCGGGGATCGGCGGAGCGGCGTGCGCCTTCCACCTCGCGCGCCGGGGTGTGGACACCGTGGTAGTGGACGCGGCGACGGTGGGGACGGCCACCTCGGCCGGGGCGGGCATCATCAGCCCGTGGACGTCCCACCGCGACAACGACGCCGAACTCGCGCTGGCCGCCGAGGCGGGCGCCTACTACCGGACCTTGGTCGCCGATCTCGTCGAGGACGGTGTGCCGGACACGTCGTTCGAGGTCGTCGGCGGGATGGTGGTGTCGGCGGACGAGGCGGAACTGGCCGATCGACACGAACAACTCCGGGCCCGGGCCGCCCGGTGGCCTGAGCTGGGGACGATCAGTCTGCTCGACCCGACACAGGCGCGTGGGCTGTTCCCCGCGCTCGCCGAGGGCCTCGGGGCCGTCCACTTCTCCGGCGCGGGGCGGGTGGACGGGCGGGCGATGCAAGCGGCGCTGCTGCACGCCGCCGAGCGACACGGCACCCGCACCGTGATCGGGCACGCGCGCCTGGTGACGACGGGGGACCGGGTGCGCGGCGTGGCGGTGGACGGTGAGCACATCGACGCCGACGCGGTGGTGGTGGCGGCCGGGGCGTGGAGTCCGAGCGTGCTGGCCCCGTTGGGGGTGAGCCTGCCGGTGGAACCGCAGCGCGGACAGATCAGTCACTTCACCTCGCCCGGAGTGGACACCTCCGCGTGGCCGGTGGTGTTGCCGATGACCGGTCACTACCTGCTCGCCTTCCCCGGATCGCACGTCGTGGCGGGGGCGACACGGGAGAGCGGGACCGGTTTCGACCACCGTGTCACAGCCGAGGGACAGCGGGAGGTGTTGGAACACGCGTTGCGTGTCGCGCCCGGTCTGGGGACGGCGACGCTGGCCGAGACCCGGGTCGGGTTCCGTCCCGCCACTCCGGACGGCCTCCCCGTCATCGGCGCGCTCGACGGGCACCCCGAGGTGGTGCTGGCCACGGGATTCGGGCCGGCGGGACTGACCATCGCGCCCTATGCGGGTCGGCTCGTCTCGCAGGTGGTGCTCGGCGAGGAACCGGATACACCGCTCGATTTGGTGACCCCGCGCCGGTTCACGAGCGGGTGA
- the yaaA gene encoding peroxide stress protein YaaA, which translates to MLVLLPPSETKAHGGDGPPLDLDALSFPELNPIRRKLADALVELAADVPASLAALGLSERQRAEVERNALLHSSPTIPALLRYTGVLYDALGASTFTGVERERARRRLAVASALFGVVRAGDPIPAYRLSGNSTMPGLGSLRPLWRPALEPLLADISADELVVDLRSGVYANLARVPEATTVRVVTEDSSGRRKTVSHHNKAHKGRLAAALATCATEPTRTEDVVAVARAAGLDCEQTGKTSVEIVTRS; encoded by the coding sequence GTGCTCGTGTTGTTGCCTCCTTCCGAGACCAAGGCCCACGGCGGCGACGGCCCTCCTCTCGACCTCGACGCCCTGTCGTTTCCGGAGCTGAACCCGATCCGGCGCAAGCTGGCCGACGCACTCGTGGAACTCGCCGCCGACGTACCTGCCAGCCTCGCGGCCTTGGGGTTGTCGGAACGGCAACGCGCCGAGGTCGAACGCAACGCCCTCCTGCACTCGTCGCCGACCATCCCGGCACTCCTGCGCTACACCGGCGTGCTCTACGACGCCCTCGGTGCCTCCACTTTCACCGGAGTGGAACGCGAGCGGGCCCGTCGTCGGCTCGCTGTGGCCTCCGCCCTGTTCGGTGTGGTGCGGGCGGGGGACCCGATCCCGGCCTATCGGTTGTCAGGCAACTCGACAATGCCCGGCCTCGGTTCACTGCGGCCACTGTGGCGGCCCGCGCTCGAACCCCTCCTGGCCGACATCAGCGCCGACGAACTGGTGGTGGACCTGCGTTCGGGGGTTTATGCGAACCTCGCCCGCGTCCCGGAAGCGACCACCGTCCGCGTCGTCACCGAGGACTCCTCGGGCCGCAGGAAGACGGTCAGCCACCACAACAAGGCCCACAAGGGCCGACTCGCCGCCGCGCTGGCCACCTGTGCGACGGAACCCACTCGTACCGAGGACGTCGTCGCGGTCGCCAGAGCCGCCGGGCTCGACTGCGAACAGACCGGAAAGACCTCGGTGGAGATCGTCACCCGCTCGTGA